In the genome of Calothrix sp. PCC 6303, the window GCTAGTCCCAAAAATATATAGTTTTTGATGATTCTTAATATGATTTTAGGGATTTATATCCTTGAAAGGGTTAAGCCTATTATCAATAGATATTCCAGCCTTAATAAGCGAAAATATATTAATTTGAAATACAAAATAAATTTTAAAAATTATTTAATAAAACATAGATATCACGGCAAACTTATGTTTAGATATTTTCATAGGAACAAAAATATGAAAGGATTTACATGGTTACTTTTGGTAAAGCTGTAAATACTCCTTCTGTCAAAGCAGGAGTGAAGTTACCATCACAAGAAACGCTGTTAACACCGCGATTTTATACTACTGATTTTGATAAGCTAGCTAATATGGCTTTAGATATCAGTGATGAAATCATTACTATGGTTGCTGAACTTAAAGCTGATTATAATCGCCATCATTTTGTGCGCGATGAGGAATTTCAGCAAAGTTGGGAACATATCGATGGACAAACCCGCAGTGCATTTGTGGACTTTTTAGAACGTTCTTGTACTTCAGAATTTTCGGGTTTTTTGCTATTTAAAGAACTGTCTCGGAAACTCAAAGATAAAAACCCTGCCTTAGCTGAAGCTTTTACATATTTAGCACGAGATGAAGCGCGTCATGCAGGTTTCATCAACAAAGCAATGGCAGATTTCAATTTATCTTTGGATTTAGGTTATTTAACTAAAAACCGTACATACACGTTTTTTCCACCAGAATGGATTATTTATACGGTTTATTTATCAGAGAAGATTGGTTACTGGCGATATATTATTATGTTTCGCCATTTGGAAGAGCATTCCGAACGTAAATTTTATCCCCTATTCAAGTACTTTGAAAACTGGTGTCAAGACGAAAATCGTCACGGAGACTTCTTTAAAGCGTTGTTGCGATCGCAACCACAACTCTGGGACAATTGGAAGGCGAGATTATGGTCGCGGTTTTTCTTACTGACGGTATTTGCTACTCACACTCTCACCGTACTCGAACGTGCCAACTTTTACAAATCACTGGGTATCGATGCCCAAGACTACAATACCAAAGTGATTGAAAACACCAACGAAACTGCCGCGAGGGCTTTCCCGGTGATTCTAGACACTAATCATCCAGCATTTTTTCCCGGCTTAGAAAAGTGTTCAGACCTCAATTTTCGACTGAGATTGATGGATATCCGAAACAGCGGCAAACTGGGGATTTTTAACTTTTTCCGGAAATTACCTCTAATGGTTGCTGTGACTTGGCATATGGTGCGGTTGTTTCTAATTAAGCCGATTGATGCTGAAGAACTCCGGATTATGGTACGTTAATTAGAAATCATAAGCCAGAAGAGGGGTATTTTTGATTTCCACCCATCGATGAAAAACAAATAAATCTCTGCGTAAATTTATTTATTTTTAGTTGCCGTTACAAACTCTCTCTAACTTTCTACCCCAAAAGAAAAGGTTCGTCAGTAACTATTAAACAAGCAAGCTGACTCTGAATGAAACCAATTTTTCAGGTACTTAAATAAGTTATAACCCTCCCCAGCACAACCCTTTACAAATTTGCCTTAAGTTGAACTCCAAAAGTGAACGGGTCGCCAAATCCAACGGTTTGAATTGGTGGAGGGAACAAAAATCCAGAGGTAATATAACGGGTATCAAACAAATTATTGGCATATAAATAAACGCTGACTTTTTGCCATTGATAACCAATTCTTGCATTCACAACCGCATAGGGTTCTTGCTTAATTTGATTTTCATCATCAAAATAAGTTAGACCATAACCACGTAATTCTGCACGGGCAAATATTCCTCCAGGACTGCGATATTGAGCCGCTAAATTATAGGTAAACTGTGGTGATAAGGGAACTCGATTATCGCTCAAATTTACACCAGTGTCACTATTCAAATAATTCTTATATTTACTATCTACATAGCCAATTGATGCAATTAAATCGAGTCCTTTAGTGGGTTTTGCATTCAGTTCAAATTCAACTCCAGTTGCTTTGATGTCAACATTATTAACTCGCCCAAAAAATCCACTTTCATCAAATTGCAAAACTTGATAATTATTTATATCGTTGTGGAAAAATGAGAGATTTGCCAGCAACCGATTATCCAACCAAGCTGATTTTAAACCTACTTCATAACTCCAGGTTTTTTCTTCTCCAAATCTTAGCGTGGATGCACCATTTGCCCGATAGTTCAATCCACTTGGTCTATAACCTTTCGCAATAGTTGTATAAGCCATTAAATTGAGATTAAATTGATATTTCAACCCAAAACGAGGAATAAATTCGTCACTACTAGCTTTTTCGTCTTTAAATGCTGGACGCAGTGCAGTGAAGCTACCATCAGTATTCACAGACTCATAGGTGCTACTCGAATATGCTGTACTAGATTCGTAGCGCAAACCAGCAAATATCGTTAATGGATCAATCGGTTTGTAATCCATTTGTCCAAACACTGCATAGGTTTGACGATTATCATCTCCAGTACGTCTAAATGTCCCAAATCCAAAAAATTCGGTTCGAGCATCATCAACGACAAAATCACGAGACTCGTAGTAAGCACCTAATAACCATTGCAAGCGATCGCTATTTTCCGGAGATTGCAAGCGTAATTCCTGCGTCCACAGTGTCGAACTGATATCATCAATGTACTGCACACCTGTATCTCCAGGAACAATGTTGTCTTGGACAGTAAAACGATGTGCGGTAATAGATGTAGCTCGGAAAGCATCACCGTTATAGCTTACTTTTACGGATTGTGTATTAGTACTTAAATTGTTGTATCCTTCTGTTGTCAAATTTACTTTAAATGGGTCAGGTGCATCCCGTCGATTATAGGTGGGATTCCCATCGTCTGTAAAACTATGGTAACTATTAAAAGATACTTTCCAGTCGGGTGTTGGTGTCCACAAAAGTTGTGCTCTTGCTGAAGTGCGCGATCGCTCTCCAATTGTATTACCTGTAGCAATGTTTTCAATAAACCCATCTTGAGATTTATGAGATCCAGAAATTCGTAATGCGAGTTTATCGTCTACCAAAGCATCATTGAGAGAGAATTGCAATTCACGACTATTATATTTACCGTAACCAACGGCAAATTTAACTTCTGGTTTGGGAATTGCTTCACGAGAAATAATATTAACTACCCCACCGGAACTATTACGTCCGTAAAGCGTACTTTGGGGACCCCGTAATATTTCAACTCTTTCTAAATCAGTCAAAGCTAAATCGAGAAAACCATTATAATCGACCGGAACATCATCGATATAAAAGGCTACACTATCCTGAGCAGTTAAGAAATTCTGGTTATTCACACCTCGGATGCTGTAGTAACTAAACTCCGTACCACCCGCAGATGTGGGAAAAAAATTAAAGTTAGGTGTCTGATTGGCAATATCAATCAAAGAGTCTATTTGAGCATCTTCGAGTTCTTGACGGGGAATCGTAGTTAAGCTGAAGGGTACATCCTGTATATCTTCTGGTCGTTTCTGTGCAGTAACGGTAAGTTCAATGTCTGCTTCTGGTGCAGATAAACTTAAAGTTAAACCATTAGCTGTATTGGTTAGTTGTACATTTGGTAAACCGGAGATTCCTGTCACCGTAACTCGGACTTTGTTATTCGATTCGAGTTGGGTAACAGTGATTGCTGCAATTCCTTCTGCTGGTTTTTTCGCACTGAATTTATTCCCATCAGGTAGGGATAAAACTGCGTTATCGATGTCTGCAATATATATATTCCCGTCATTGAGGGTATCTGTAACTTTGAGTTCACCACTCGGAGTTTCTAAAATAACTTCCAATCCATTGGATGTTGACTTCAGTCTGACTGCTGTGATTTTGGTATTTGTTCCGTTACTTTCAGGAGTTGTTTCCGACTGCACTAACAAATCCTGGGCTGTGGTATTCGGAATTGCTATATCGTTAACCCTAAGTGTACTTTGTGCATTCACAAAGTGGTTCCCTAGGGATCTGACTTCTGCACTACTGCCGATGGAATTATTAATATTAGAATCTGTATTATCCTTAACTATTTCTTTAGACACACTGGGACTTGTTTGTGCAGATACCCTTGCTGATGCGATCGAGTATACAGTACTAACAAGACAAACACGAAGAGCAACATGCAATAAAACATCAAATTTCAAAATATTTTCTCCTGCACCACTTCAACACCACAAATCCAACAAAAACTTACGACTATACTCAGCGAGTCTTAGGAATAATCTTTTACCAAGTCTTTGCGTGTGTCAAATGACAGAGTGTCATATCGATTCATAAAAATAAAAGATAAATTCCTCCAGTCGGAATTATCTTCACTGAACCCGTAAATTCATAACCGTATTTTGCAGGCTTTGCGGTACTATATAGTGCAATACCGTTTAGTTGATTCCGAAATCCTTTGTAGAGACGCGAAATTAGCCTGGGGCAACCAAACTACGCGTCTCTAGGTACCGAAATCATACCAAAAATCTTTAACTGAACCGTATTGCTATATAGTTGCTATTTTGGTAGTACTTTATGAATCGACGTGAATTTTTCGGGTGGTTTAGCGTAAGTGCGATCGCAAGCTCTCTACCCCTAGCCATAGCAGCTTGTTCCCCTCAAACTACAGAACCTAAATCA includes:
- a CDS encoding TonB-dependent receptor domain-containing protein, whose amino-acid sequence is MKFDVLLHVALRVCLVSTVYSIASARVSAQTSPSVSKEIVKDNTDSNINNSIGSSAEVRSLGNHFVNAQSTLRVNDIAIPNTTAQDLLVQSETTPESNGTNTKITAVRLKSTSNGLEVILETPSGELKVTDTLNDGNIYIADIDNAVLSLPDGNKFSAKKPAEGIAAITVTQLESNNKVRVTVTGISGLPNVQLTNTANGLTLSLSAPEADIELTVTAQKRPEDIQDVPFSLTTIPRQELEDAQIDSLIDIANQTPNFNFFPTSAGGTEFSYYSIRGVNNQNFLTAQDSVAFYIDDVPVDYNGFLDLALTDLERVEILRGPQSTLYGRNSSGGVVNIISREAIPKPEVKFAVGYGKYNSRELQFSLNDALVDDKLALRISGSHKSQDGFIENIATGNTIGERSRTSARAQLLWTPTPDWKVSFNSYHSFTDDGNPTYNRRDAPDPFKVNLTTEGYNNLSTNTQSVKVSYNGDAFRATSITAHRFTVQDNIVPGDTGVQYIDDISSTLWTQELRLQSPENSDRLQWLLGAYYESRDFVVDDARTEFFGFGTFRRTGDDNRQTYAVFGQMDYKPIDPLTIFAGLRYESSTAYSSSTYESVNTDGSFTALRPAFKDEKASSDEFIPRFGLKYQFNLNLMAYTTIAKGYRPSGLNYRANGASTLRFGEEKTWSYEVGLKSAWLDNRLLANLSFFHNDINNYQVLQFDESGFFGRVNNVDIKATGVEFELNAKPTKGLDLIASIGYVDSKYKNYLNSDTGVNLSDNRVPLSPQFTYNLAAQYRSPGGIFARAELRGYGLTYFDDENQIKQEPYAVVNARIGYQWQKVSVYLYANNLFDTRYITSGFLFPPPIQTVGFGDPFTFGVQLKANL
- the acsF gene encoding magnesium-protoporphyrin IX monomethyl ester (oxidative) cyclase, with amino-acid sequence MVTFGKAVNTPSVKAGVKLPSQETLLTPRFYTTDFDKLANMALDISDEIITMVAELKADYNRHHFVRDEEFQQSWEHIDGQTRSAFVDFLERSCTSEFSGFLLFKELSRKLKDKNPALAEAFTYLARDEARHAGFINKAMADFNLSLDLGYLTKNRTYTFFPPEWIIYTVYLSEKIGYWRYIIMFRHLEEHSERKFYPLFKYFENWCQDENRHGDFFKALLRSQPQLWDNWKARLWSRFFLLTVFATHTLTVLERANFYKSLGIDAQDYNTKVIENTNETAARAFPVILDTNHPAFFPGLEKCSDLNFRLRLMDIRNSGKLGIFNFFRKLPLMVAVTWHMVRLFLIKPIDAEELRIMVR